A genomic window from Melopsittacus undulatus isolate bMelUnd1 chromosome 7, bMelUnd1.mat.Z, whole genome shotgun sequence includes:
- the FASTKD5 gene encoding FAST kinase domain-containing protein 5, mitochondrial, translating into MATVLICRRFPRLSRVTTFSTTAKCKAKSGSSKSEEEETPEAATTRTESTATIQLLNPLDYRVLYNPSAYARSRAASQQRATGSSGDAFTSLGTTQVGSISSQAWPPIRKPRSKPLLEQSISNTQTKEEAEKEKSELHDSKEDPRVFQKGRPEYRSLSYDKSEPVETLPLEEGDSILHSVATSKGDQSPGAITDHFVKLSCLPVEQHPALVSDPRFNKLCHCAVKSMALFSTSDLIRVLKACVRLLVPATHPLLNACEHEFCRRLWDMNLDQVLLVADCWRCLERSVPSYLSILFSYANMHWKDLTLPHFVQLLYIIGEGRRSPADLVQKVESMILKHLDSFTLEEVGAICLGLFKSLSGISDHVMRRIADRVSLQMEDMSTYALVNVLKLLRYTRMDHLPLLKELGKVIPARIPTINIQGIMHISLTCSSLHYFDEGIMAAVATALPSKVAYCRSKDAAKFLWSFGCLDYEPPNEEEFYSSLIEQMHRKLHEFAKFPEHLLTGLLGLAFVRRFPEELIDYALRDEFIQRTRSSKYELQKDLLTLSKSVEIECPSYRGSRIPPQLSQEITEMVLAFAEREIYVRPEIVEATSLLESMLGGQEYVKNHMILPHTRSSDLEVHLASDGRPIPFNSEDPVRVKKLEDIGVSLTDDLMSQLIQGRSNKQAPMEVANKAKTGRQEHGEQGWTPGSGRDGAMLSGGSLADAFLEAPPSLRLTRHPQGVKLAIQVSNRNHYCYCSKRLLGLHRLKRRQLQQLGYVVVELPFWEWFPLLKRTRLEKLSYLQYKVFNPALLSRDA; encoded by the coding sequence ATGGCTACAGTGCTAATATGCCGAAGATTTCCAAGGCTCAGCAGGGTGACCACATTCTCAACTACAGCCAAGTGCAAGGCCAAGAGTGGGAGCAGCAAAAGTGAGGAGGAAGAGACCCCAGAAGCAGCCACCACCAGAACTGAATCCACAGCCACAATCCAGTTGCTGAATCCACTGGACTACAGAGTGCTCTATAACCCATCTGCCTATGCCCgaagcagagctgcctcccAGCAGCGTGCTACTGGGAGCAGTGGTGATGCTTTCACCAGCCTTGGCACCACACAGGTTGGTTCCATCTCTTCTCAAGCTTGGCCACCCATCAGAAAGCCAAGGTCCAAACCCCTCCTCGAGCAGAGCATCTCAAACACACAAAccaaggaggaagcagaaaaggagaaatcagAGCTGCACGACTCCAAGGAGGATCCCCGTGTGTTTCAGAAGGGGAGGCCTGAATACAGATCTCTCAGCTATGACAAGTCTGAGCCAGTAGAGACCCTTCCTTTGGAAGAAGGTGACTCCATTTTACACAGTGTGGCCACCTCCAAGGGTGACCAGAGCCCAGGAGCTATCACAGATCACTTTGTCAAGCTGAGTTGCTTGCCAGTGGAACAGCACCCGGCCTTGGTGTCCGACCCCAGGTTTAACAAACTGTGTCACTGTGCTGTCAAAAGCATGGCCCTGTTCAGCACTTCAGATCTCATCCGTGTTCTGAAGGCTTGTGTCCGTCTGCTTGTCCCAGCAACCCATCCTCTGCTGAATGCCTGTGAGCATGAGTTCTGCCGGCGGCTGTGGGACATGAACCTGGAccaggtgctgctggtggctgacTGCTGGCGCTGCCTGGAGCGGAGTGTGCCTTCCTACCTCAGCATTCTCTTCAGCTATGCCAACATGCACTGGAAAGACCTCACTTTGCCCCACTTTGTCCAGCTCCTTTACATCATAGGCGAAGGCAGGAGGTCACCTGCGGACTTGGTGCAGAAGGTGGAGAGCATGATTCTGAAGCACTTGGATTCCTTCACCTTGGAGGAGGTGGGTGCTATCTGCCTGGGGCTCTTTAAGTCCCTCAGTGGTATCTCTGACCATGTAATGAGAAGAATAGCAGACAGAGTATCACTGCAGATGGAAGACATGAGCACTTATGCTTTGGTGAACGTGCTGAAGCTACTGCGCTACACTCGCATGGACCACTTGCCCCTCTTGAAGGAGCTTGGGAAGGTTATTCCTGCTCGGATTCCTACAATAAACATCCAGGGCATCATGCACATCAGTCTTACCTGTTCATCCCTACACTACTTTGACGAAGGCATTATGGCTGCTGTGGCCACGGCATTGCCATCTAAGGTGGCTTACTGCCGAAGCAAAGATGCTGCCAAGTTCCTGTGGTCCTTTGGATGCCTGGACTATGAACCTCCGAACGAGGAAGAGTTTTACTCCAGCCTCATAGAGCAGATGCATAGAAAACTGCACGAGTTTGCCAAGTTTCCAGAGCATCTCCTTACGGGTTTGCTTGGCCTGGCATTTGTCAGACGCTTCCCAGAGGAGCTGATAGACTATGCTTTGAGGGATGAGTTTATCCAGAGAACAAGAAGTAGTAAATATGAGCTCCAGAAGGACCTGCTCACCCTTAGTAAGAGTGTTGAAATCGAGTGCCCGAGCTACCGAGGCAGCCGCATTCCACCCCAGCTTTCCCAAGAGATTACTGAGATGGTTCTGGCTTTTGCAGAGCGAGAGATCTACGTCAGGCCTGAGATTGTGGAAGCCACATCTCTGCTGGAGAGCATGTTGGGTGGCCAAGAGTATGTGAAGAACCACATGATCCTGCCTCACACGAGATCCAGTGATCTGGAGGTCCATTTGGCCTCGGATGGACGTCCCATCCCTTTCAACTCAGAGGACCCTGTTAGAGTTAAGAAACTAGAAGACATTGGAGTTAGTTTAACGGATGACTTAATGTCTCAGCTTATACAAGGGAGATCTAACAAGCAGGCTCCCATGGAAGTGGCTAACAAAGCCAAGACTGGCAGACAGGAGCATGGGGAACAAGGATGGACACCAGGCTCCGGGAGGGATGGAGCTATGCTTTCGGGTGGATCTCTTGCAGATGCCTTCCTTGAAGCCCCCCCATCCCTTAGGCTGACCAGGCATCCTCAAGGGGTGAAGCTGGCTATTCAGGTGTCCAACAGgaaccactactgctactgctCCAAGCGCCTGTTGGGGCTGCACCGCCTGAAGCGgcggcagctgcagcagctgggctaTGTGGTGGTTGAACTTCCCTTCTGGGAATGGTTTCCCCTGCTCAAACGCACGCGCCTGGAGAAACTGAGCTATCTCCAGTACAAGGTGtttaacccagcactgctgagcaggGATGCTTAG